A genomic region of Sphingobium sp. HWE2-09 contains the following coding sequences:
- a CDS encoding DEAD/DEAH box helicase, which produces MNVFDLDKEVIATYESFSRSFANIRAPDLLTQVSKIYEDGVFWPEPLLGINPRYLSGPKVTDLVASGDLDPALATIFAKGDPREPIRLYRHQAQAVAKAKTGQSYVVTSGTGSGKSLCFFIPIIDEIVRGRRAGAARGTKAIIIYPMNALANSQLEELQSYIRDCDLPDNLKPTFARFTGQEKDARRQQIVNENPDIILTNFMMLELLMTRQDDNDQAMMANAKGLRFLALDELHTYRGRQGADVAMLVRRVRQRLTTGGSLICIGTSATMSSADDDGERNRAVAEVGSRLFGVPVSEHDIINEDFERATNSARTADGLGAELAGFLQQDVPDHLTDHDLVDNPLAIWIETRIGLEEGLKCRRRPPITVTDATKLLASDTKLDEELCRDRLVKMLAVIGLPEDERGGMGDKSFLTFKLHRFISGAGTAYATLRPAPGRLVSITGDKYHPDDPEARLFSTYFCRECGQEHHPVTMLPNGAVVPRDIDDLPKDAVEDDGTKHGYIVPVVGDGLDFSGDPEDYPEDWLDLASPSPRLKSTYRGKQEGSLLKIGPDGQTDEAGIEAWFFAGAHRFCANCKNIPSSQARERNKLASLSAEGRSSATTLITAALLSAMHEDGSLGEYQRKLLGFTDNRQDAALQAGHFNDFIFVTLLRAGLLKAVTDAGDRGLEHQRFGDAVRLALGFSRDHKERLAEWMANPDARGLIAFEQAEHAVTKVLAHRVWSDLRRGWRFTNPNLEDLKLIEVRFPGLDELAKDHDLFARDDFLTEASIETRKELFKILFDAMRKGLAVSTEALEKQLISQVAQEAQQSLRFPWNIKSSEADRLRTAGVLMIDAPKRETISNAENDAITRGGYMSAIGKALCHSRLWGANGPKRKNYADFIETLIKAAEAHEILRKVPIGGGDAWRLAPAALRLHIAPRSDGDAKANAFFRDLYTSVATSLGDQGALAFSFEAREHTAQVENDVRQWREDRFRFAEADRKRIADNKELMKDKEEPDSFLPMMFCSPTMELGVDISALSTVYLRNAPPTPANYAQRAGRAGRSGQAALVVTYCAAQSPHDQYYFNDRKQLVAGQVKPPALDLANRDLIASHIHAEWLATARAPLSASIPQNLDMDNTDGFPVAEAHLRAFEQAKQDTQLPRDLKAILGTVTPYVEIEAFPDLADPDTLIETVIATASQDFDTTFERWRDLYRGALREQADADQVRNKTNVAPGERKAAANRYKLAADELEMLVHGRATNGSDFYTYRYLATEGFLPGYNFPRLPLYAFIPALRGTAVLQRPRFLAISEFGPNSLVYHEGRAFRITKAKLPAGRRSDDGGLATDTLLLCGQCGAAETSAVAERCQACGSSLGEAERLDSVFRIENVETYPTARITANDEDRQRRGFEIQTVFAWTGDPGSVQTIRLEHDGASLAMFSFGRRAKITRLNKGLKRRAEKAICGFVIDPLSGRWLADKNNDDGTGADPGKSRQQRIVPVVEDHKNSLLLMPDHSLGFELHDMATLQHSLVRAIEISELLEEGEMLGEPMPNRDDRRALLLYEATEGGAGVLSRLMNTPGRWQSLARTALELMHYKFDDKGALVDGDKPCVEACYRCLMSYFNQPDHENLDRTNQKVIDFLLSMAGADTVKSAQSSAAPAGSNGPWISRLSDWGLPAPTVTTVDGQQHDLYWPSQLLLAVPGGAPASLIASCTARGIDVLDLPTDPPATIPANLAQYFGK; this is translated from the coding sequence ATGAACGTCTTCGATCTGGATAAAGAGGTTATCGCAACCTACGAATCCTTTTCTCGTTCGTTCGCGAACATTCGCGCGCCCGACCTGCTCACTCAGGTCTCGAAAATCTATGAGGACGGTGTCTTCTGGCCTGAGCCTCTTCTCGGGATCAACCCCCGCTACCTTTCGGGGCCGAAGGTAACCGATCTGGTTGCGAGCGGAGATCTTGATCCCGCGCTTGCGACCATCTTCGCCAAGGGCGATCCGCGCGAACCCATTCGTCTGTATCGCCACCAGGCACAGGCTGTCGCCAAGGCGAAGACCGGTCAGAGCTATGTCGTGACCAGCGGCACGGGTTCGGGAAAGTCGCTATGCTTCTTCATCCCCATCATCGACGAGATCGTTCGGGGTCGTCGCGCGGGTGCCGCGCGCGGAACGAAGGCCATCATCATCTACCCGATGAACGCGCTCGCCAACAGCCAGTTGGAGGAGCTGCAGAGCTACATCCGCGATTGCGACCTGCCCGACAACCTGAAGCCGACGTTCGCGCGCTTCACTGGTCAGGAGAAGGACGCGCGCCGCCAGCAGATCGTCAACGAAAATCCCGACATCATCCTGACCAACTTCATGATGCTCGAACTGCTCATGACCAGGCAGGACGATAACGATCAGGCCATGATGGCGAACGCGAAGGGTCTTCGCTTCCTCGCTCTGGACGAACTTCACACGTATCGTGGTCGTCAGGGTGCCGATGTCGCGATGCTCGTGCGCCGCGTCCGCCAGCGCCTGACCACCGGGGGCAGCCTTATCTGCATTGGCACGTCCGCGACCATGTCGTCGGCCGATGATGACGGCGAACGCAACCGCGCGGTCGCCGAAGTCGGCAGCCGGCTGTTTGGCGTTCCAGTCAGCGAGCACGACATCATCAACGAAGACTTCGAGCGTGCGACTAATTCGGCTCGCACCGCAGACGGCCTCGGTGCGGAGCTGGCCGGCTTTTTGCAGCAGGATGTTCCGGATCATCTGACCGACCATGATTTGGTCGATAACCCGCTCGCGATCTGGATCGAGACGCGCATTGGACTGGAGGAAGGCCTGAAGTGCCGCCGTCGTCCGCCCATCACAGTGACGGACGCAACCAAGCTGCTAGCCTCGGACACCAAGCTGGATGAGGAACTATGCAGGGACAGGCTCGTCAAGATGCTGGCCGTCATCGGCCTGCCCGAAGACGAGCGTGGCGGCATGGGAGACAAGTCGTTCCTGACCTTCAAGCTGCATCGCTTTATCTCCGGCGCGGGCACGGCATACGCAACCCTGCGCCCAGCGCCAGGGCGCCTTGTGTCCATCACGGGCGACAAATATCATCCGGACGACCCCGAGGCGCGGCTATTCTCGACCTATTTCTGTCGTGAGTGCGGGCAGGAGCATCATCCCGTAACCATGCTCCCGAATGGCGCGGTCGTGCCGCGTGACATCGACGACCTACCCAAGGACGCCGTCGAGGACGACGGCACCAAGCATGGATACATCGTGCCTGTCGTAGGAGACGGCCTCGATTTCTCGGGGGATCCAGAGGACTATCCGGAAGACTGGCTCGATCTCGCATCGCCTTCGCCGCGCCTCAAGTCGACCTACCGCGGCAAGCAGGAGGGTTCGCTTTTGAAGATTGGGCCCGATGGTCAGACCGACGAAGCGGGGATCGAGGCTTGGTTCTTTGCGGGCGCTCATCGCTTCTGCGCCAACTGCAAGAATATCCCGTCGTCGCAGGCGCGAGAGCGCAATAAGCTCGCCAGCCTTTCGGCCGAGGGACGTAGCTCGGCCACGACCCTCATCACCGCCGCATTGCTGTCGGCGATGCATGAAGATGGCTCACTGGGCGAATACCAGCGCAAGCTGCTTGGCTTCACCGACAATCGTCAGGATGCGGCGCTGCAGGCTGGCCACTTCAACGACTTCATCTTCGTCACGCTGCTGCGCGCGGGCCTGCTGAAGGCCGTCACCGACGCCGGCGATCGCGGACTCGAGCATCAGCGCTTCGGGGATGCCGTCCGTTTGGCGCTCGGATTCTCGCGCGACCACAAGGAGCGCCTGGCTGAATGGATGGCCAATCCAGACGCCCGCGGCCTGATCGCGTTCGAGCAGGCGGAGCACGCGGTCACCAAGGTTCTCGCCCATCGCGTGTGGAGTGATCTCCGCCGCGGCTGGCGCTTCACGAACCCGAACCTCGAAGATCTCAAGCTGATCGAGGTCCGTTTCCCCGGCCTCGATGAACTTGCGAAGGATCATGACCTGTTCGCCCGCGATGACTTCCTCACGGAAGCGTCGATCGAGACCCGCAAGGAACTGTTCAAGATCCTGTTCGACGCCATGCGCAAGGGGCTCGCGGTGTCCACCGAGGCCCTTGAGAAGCAGCTGATCAGCCAGGTCGCACAAGAGGCCCAGCAGAGCCTTCGCTTCCCCTGGAACATTAAATCCTCCGAAGCCGACCGCCTGCGGACCGCAGGCGTCTTGATGATCGATGCGCCCAAGCGTGAGACCATCTCGAACGCCGAGAACGATGCCATCACACGCGGTGGCTACATGTCAGCGATCGGCAAGGCGCTGTGCCATTCCCGGCTTTGGGGAGCCAACGGCCCCAAGCGGAAGAACTATGCCGACTTCATCGAGACGCTGATCAAGGCGGCCGAAGCGCACGAAATCCTTCGCAAGGTCCCGATTGGCGGCGGCGACGCCTGGCGGCTGGCTCCGGCCGCACTCCGCCTCCATATCGCACCTCGTTCAGATGGTGATGCGAAGGCCAACGCCTTCTTCCGTGATCTCTACACGTCGGTCGCCACGTCTCTCGGCGACCAGGGCGCGCTCGCCTTCTCGTTCGAAGCCCGCGAACACACCGCACAGGTCGAGAACGATGTCCGGCAGTGGCGCGAAGACCGCTTTCGCTTCGCTGAAGCAGATCGAAAGCGTATCGCCGACAACAAGGAACTGATGAAGGACAAGGAGGAGCCGGACAGCTTCCTTCCGATGATGTTCTGTTCGCCAACGATGGAGCTCGGTGTCGACATCAGCGCGCTGAGCACCGTGTATCTGCGCAATGCGCCCCCGACGCCTGCCAACTACGCACAGCGCGCGGGTCGCGCGGGAAGAAGCGGCCAGGCCGCGCTCGTCGTCACCTACTGTGCCGCGCAGTCGCCGCACGATCAGTATTATTTCAACGACCGCAAGCAGCTTGTCGCAGGTCAAGTGAAGCCTCCCGCCCTCGATCTTGCGAACCGCGACCTCATCGCCAGCCACATCCATGCCGAATGGCTGGCGACCGCTCGAGCGCCGCTCTCCGCATCGATCCCGCAGAACCTCGACATGGACAACACCGATGGCTTCCCGGTCGCGGAAGCTCATCTGCGTGCCTTCGAACAGGCCAAGCAGGACACCCAGCTGCCCCGCGATCTCAAGGCCATCCTTGGGACCGTCACGCCGTATGTGGAAATCGAAGCGTTCCCGGATCTCGCCGATCCGGACACGCTGATCGAGACGGTCATCGCCACCGCCAGCCAAGACTTCGACACGACGTTCGAGCGGTGGCGCGATCTGTATCGTGGGGCGCTACGTGAGCAGGCGGACGCCGACCAAGTCCGCAACAAGACCAATGTCGCGCCGGGTGAGCGCAAGGCCGCAGCCAACCGCTACAAGCTGGCGGCCGACGAACTCGAGATGCTGGTGCACGGCCGTGCGACCAACGGCTCCGACTTCTACACCTACCGCTACCTCGCGACCGAAGGCTTCCTACCCGGATACAACTTCCCGCGCCTGCCGCTCTATGCCTTCATCCCTGCATTGCGTGGCACGGCGGTCCTGCAGCGGCCGCGCTTCCTCGCCATCTCGGAGTTCGGCCCCAACAGCCTCGTCTATCATGAGGGGCGTGCATTCCGTATCACCAAGGCCAAGTTGCCGGCGGGACGGCGCAGTGACGATGGCGGCCTTGCGACCGACACGCTGCTGCTGTGCGGCCAGTGCGGTGCAGCCGAAACCTCCGCGGTCGCCGAGCGCTGTCAGGCGTGTGGCAGTTCGCTGGGTGAAGCCGAGCGCCTCGACTCCGTCTTCCGTATCGAGAACGTCGAGACCTATCCTACGGCCCGCATCACCGCCAACGACGAGGATCGCCAGCGTCGCGGGTTCGAGATCCAGACCGTATTCGCATGGACAGGCGATCCGGGCAGCGTCCAGACCATCAGGCTGGAGCATGACGGCGCATCGCTTGCGATGTTCTCTTTCGGGCGCCGCGCCAAGATCACCCGGCTCAACAAGGGACTCAAGCGCCGCGCCGAGAAGGCGATCTGCGGCTTCGTAATCGATCCTCTCTCGGGCCGCTGGCTGGCCGACAAGAATAATGACGACGGAACGGGAGCCGATCCGGGCAAGTCTCGTCAGCAGCGGATCGTGCCGGTGGTCGAGGATCACAAAAACTCGCTCCTGCTCATGCCCGACCATTCTCTCGGCTTCGAGCTGCACGACATGGCTACGCTCCAGCACTCCCTGGTGCGCGCGATCGAGATCAGCGAGTTGCTGGAAGAAGGCGAGATGCTGGGCGAACCGATGCCCAACCGGGACGATCGCCGTGCCCTGCTGCTCTACGAGGCGACCGAAGGCGGTGCCGGTGTCCTCAGCCGTCTGATGAACACACCCGGACGCTGGCAATCACTGGCGCGCACGGCGCTCGAACTCATGCACTACAAGTTCGACGACAAGGGCGCACTCGTCGACGGCGACAAACCCTGCGTCGAGGCCTGCTATCGGTGCCTCATGTCCTATTTCAACCAGCCGGATCATGAGAATCTGGACAGGACGAATCAGAAGGTCATCGACTTCCTTCTGTCGATGGCAGGTGCCGATACGGTGAAATCCGCTCAATCATCCGCTGCGCCAGCGGGAAGCAACGGACCATGGATCTCCCGCCTCAGCGACTGGGGATTGCCGGCGCCAACGGTGACGACCGTCGATGGCCAGCAGCACGACCTGTATTGGCCGAGCCAACTCCTGCTCGCCGTTCCAGGTGGCGCACCTGCGAGCCTCATAGCGTCGTGCACCGCTCGCGGCATCGACGTGCTTGATCTGCCGACCGACCCGCCGGCAACCATACCTGCCAACCTCGCGCAATACTTCGGGAAGTGA
- a CDS encoding DEAD/DEAH box helicase, with product MEAIDYRPGTLVTARGREWVVLPSQMPSTMRLRPLSGAEADAISLVPALERSPVRASRFAPPQADAIDNQDGARLLADALRLAMRRGAGPFRSAAQLGVEPRAYQLVPLLMALKLDVKRLLIADDVGIGKTIEAGMIVREMFDRGQIDRFAVICPPHLVSQWREELATKFDLDAVEVTASNARSLERGLPASQSLFEAYPYTIVSLDYIKADNRRDEFARACPAMVIVDEAHSCVGGDQGKSKHQRYELLQRLAADEERHMLFLTATPHSGDEDAYDRLLGLIHPDFALGPEGGDRNARERYAYRLQQHFVQRRRADVEEDEWQAAKAFPKHFEDERTFTLTGDWAKFQEDVLDYCVGLAESAGENAQKRRMAFWSTLALMRCIGSSPAAAHQALTNRLAGLGEEKEIQAAVFDEEDGLLTDSDVEPGTGVAEDERRELESLISAAAQLAGKFTQDPKYKSLATTLGELIDERSASPIVFCRYIATAKAVGAALASKFKGHKVEVITGELTQEDRRARIEAMDPDEKRILVATDCLSEGINLQALFDAVVHYDLSWNPTRHQQREGRVNRFGQPSASVWTVMTYGGNSMIDGAVLEVITRKAEAIRKATGVTVPIPEDSTSVSTALMRAMMLRSKGARAQGVLDLFGSTETVDQQWRDAEENARKSRARYAQGTLKPAEVIPEWKAMRALQGGEKEVERFTRRALQRVGQNLARTATPTVVFDQLPDAMVEKLHARNLAGSRRISFLDDPAPGVMHVGRVHPLVATLAESLAEGALDPLSVKEGRPLGRCGAWMSKDVTQMTTILLLRLRFTMTTSRRANRTLLAEEATGLVFEGVGTEPNLSGHDALALLEAEAASNIEEVAIRRRIEQALTRLDTYGDAIATFAQQRADILSEDHERLTLAARGGATTEVKAAIPADVIGLYVLIPEMA from the coding sequence ATGGAAGCAATCGACTACCGGCCGGGAACGCTGGTTACCGCGCGAGGACGTGAATGGGTGGTGCTGCCGTCCCAGATGCCCTCCACGATGCGCCTGCGTCCTTTGTCTGGGGCGGAGGCGGACGCCATCTCGCTGGTCCCCGCGCTGGAGCGTTCGCCGGTTCGAGCATCGAGGTTCGCGCCGCCGCAGGCTGATGCCATCGACAATCAAGATGGCGCCCGTCTGCTCGCCGACGCGTTGCGTCTCGCCATGCGCCGCGGTGCCGGCCCATTCCGGAGTGCTGCCCAGCTCGGCGTCGAGCCGCGCGCCTATCAGCTCGTGCCGCTCCTCATGGCACTCAAGCTCGACGTGAAGCGACTGCTGATCGCCGACGACGTCGGCATCGGCAAGACGATCGAAGCCGGCATGATCGTGCGAGAGATGTTCGATCGCGGCCAGATCGATCGCTTCGCCGTGATCTGCCCGCCTCACCTTGTGTCGCAGTGGCGTGAGGAACTCGCGACCAAGTTCGATCTCGATGCGGTCGAGGTCACTGCCTCGAATGCGCGGTCGCTCGAACGCGGCCTACCGGCATCGCAAAGCCTCTTCGAAGCCTATCCCTATACCATCGTCAGCCTCGATTACATCAAGGCGGATAACCGGCGTGACGAGTTCGCGCGGGCGTGCCCCGCGATGGTCATCGTCGACGAGGCGCACAGCTGCGTCGGCGGCGACCAGGGCAAGAGCAAGCATCAGCGATACGAACTTCTTCAGCGGCTGGCGGCCGACGAAGAGCGACACATGCTGTTCCTGACGGCAACCCCGCATTCGGGCGACGAGGACGCATACGATCGCCTGCTCGGGCTAATCCATCCCGACTTTGCGCTTGGCCCGGAGGGCGGCGATCGAAACGCACGCGAACGCTACGCCTACAGGCTTCAGCAGCACTTCGTGCAGCGTCGCCGTGCCGACGTCGAAGAGGACGAATGGCAGGCTGCGAAGGCGTTCCCCAAGCATTTCGAGGACGAGCGGACTTTCACGCTTACCGGCGACTGGGCGAAATTTCAGGAAGACGTGCTCGATTACTGCGTCGGCCTGGCGGAAAGCGCGGGTGAGAATGCGCAGAAGCGCCGCATGGCGTTCTGGAGCACCCTCGCGCTCATGCGCTGCATCGGCTCGTCGCCAGCGGCCGCACATCAGGCACTGACCAACCGCCTCGCGGGACTCGGCGAGGAAAAGGAGATCCAGGCCGCTGTTTTCGACGAAGAGGACGGGCTGCTCACCGACAGCGACGTCGAGCCCGGCACCGGCGTCGCCGAGGACGAACGTCGCGAACTCGAATCCCTGATCAGCGCGGCCGCGCAGCTCGCCGGCAAGTTCACGCAGGACCCCAAATACAAGTCGCTGGCGACGACGCTCGGCGAGCTGATCGACGAGAGGTCGGCATCTCCCATCGTCTTCTGCCGCTACATCGCCACGGCCAAGGCCGTGGGCGCAGCGCTGGCGAGCAAGTTCAAGGGCCACAAGGTCGAGGTCATCACGGGCGAACTGACCCAGGAGGATCGCCGCGCCCGCATCGAGGCCATGGATCCCGACGAGAAGCGCATCCTCGTCGCCACCGACTGCCTGTCCGAGGGCATCAACCTCCAGGCGCTGTTCGACGCCGTGGTCCATTACGATCTCAGCTGGAACCCGACCCGTCATCAGCAACGTGAGGGGCGCGTCAACCGGTTCGGCCAGCCGTCGGCCTCGGTCTGGACTGTCATGACGTATGGCGGGAACAGCATGATCGACGGCGCAGTGCTCGAGGTCATCACCCGCAAGGCCGAAGCGATCCGCAAGGCGACTGGCGTCACCGTCCCAATTCCGGAGGATTCCACCAGCGTGTCGACAGCGCTGATGCGCGCCATGATGCTGCGTTCCAAGGGCGCGCGCGCGCAAGGCGTGCTCGACCTGTTCGGTTCGACCGAGACGGTAGATCAGCAGTGGCGTGATGCCGAGGAAAATGCCCGGAAGAGCCGCGCTCGCTATGCCCAGGGCACGCTCAAGCCGGCGGAAGTCATTCCCGAATGGAAGGCCATGCGCGCCCTCCAAGGTGGCGAGAAGGAGGTTGAGCGCTTCACCCGTCGCGCACTGCAACGGGTCGGCCAGAACCTCGCCCGGACAGCGACGCCGACGGTCGTCTTCGATCAGCTTCCCGACGCCATGGTCGAGAAGCTGCATGCCCGTAACCTTGCGGGTTCGCGCCGCATCAGCTTCCTCGACGACCCGGCACCCGGCGTCATGCATGTCGGCCGCGTCCATCCGCTCGTCGCCACGCTGGCCGAGAGTCTCGCTGAAGGCGCGCTCGACCCGCTTTCGGTGAAGGAAGGGCGACCGCTTGGCCGGTGCGGGGCATGGATGAGCAAGGACGTCACCCAGATGACGACGATCCTGCTCCTGCGCCTACGCTTCACCATGACGACCAGTCGCCGCGCCAACCGGACGCTGCTGGCCGAGGAGGCTACGGGTCTGGTTTTCGAAGGCGTCGGCACAGAGCCCAACCTTTCCGGGCATGATGCGCTAGCCCTTCTTGAGGCAGAAGCCGCGTCCAACATCGAGGAAGTCGCCATCCGGCGCCGGATCGAGCAGGCGCTGACGCGCCTCGACACCTATGGCGATGCTATCGCCACTTTCGCCCAGCAGCGTGCCGACATCCTCAGCGAGGACCATGAACGCCTGACGCTTGCCGCCCGTGGCGGTGCAACCACTGAAGTGAAAGCCGCGATCCCTGCTGACGTGATCGGGCTCTACGTCCTGATCCCGGAGATGGCATAA